Proteins from a single region of Nitrososphaerales archaeon:
- a CDS encoding DUF4231 domain-containing protein produces the protein MQPRDTHSIASRIARRNELWTRVTVLLELGGSVGVSIVSGWSAVFEVLSQGLVLTIILLLVVGMVAQVSRQIFRFERKWFEARAVAETAKSMQWQYATASAGFETEDDSARNLVEQVTFARSRYTKTLGLVDAAKLEDETTDTMKHLRRAPWEQQREVYIKERVLDQSKWYLAKAKRNQQLSTVYAFAATLLQGAGVVIAVVGFLEVSFGASVLLTIIATTISSLIGWAQSRRYDELVEPYEYSHESLEEIAKTMEDATTKQEFLGLVEETERLVSREHQMWQWRRGLNLEKFLQK, from the coding sequence TTGCAACCCAGAGACACGCACTCGATAGCCTCTAGAATCGCGCGAAGGAACGAACTTTGGACGAGAGTCACCGTCCTCCTAGAGCTCGGCGGAAGCGTTGGCGTATCAATTGTTTCAGGTTGGAGTGCTGTCTTTGAGGTGCTCTCGCAGGGTCTCGTCCTGACAATAATCCTACTTCTAGTAGTAGGGATGGTAGCACAGGTTAGTCGCCAAATCTTCCGCTTTGAGAGAAAGTGGTTCGAGGCGCGCGCGGTCGCCGAGACAGCGAAGAGCATGCAGTGGCAATACGCCACGGCATCGGCTGGTTTCGAGACCGAAGACGATTCCGCTAGGAATCTTGTTGAACAAGTAACATTCGCCAGGTCTAGATACACCAAGACATTGGGTCTAGTCGACGCAGCAAAACTCGAAGACGAAACGACTGATACCATGAAACATCTGCGGCGTGCTCCATGGGAGCAACAACGCGAGGTCTACATCAAAGAGAGAGTTCTCGACCAGAGTAAGTGGTACTTGGCGAAAGCGAAACGAAACCAACAGCTGTCAACTGTCTATGCCTTCGCTGCGACACTCCTGCAGGGAGCTGGCGTAGTCATTGCAGTAGTGGGATTCTTAGAGGTTTCTTTCGGAGCATCGGTCCTCCTGACCATCATAGCCACAACCATCTCAAGCTTGATTGGCTGGGCACAAAGCAGACGTTACGACGAATTGGTGGAGCCCTACGAGTACTCACACGAATCACTCGAGGAAATCGCAAAAACAATGGAGGACGCAACAACGAAACAGGAGTTCCTTGGTCTAGTCGAAGAAACCGAGCGTCTGGTTTCTCGTGAGCATCAAATGTGGCAATGGAGAAGGGGGTTGAATCTCGAAAAGTTCTTGCAAAAATAA
- a CDS encoding toll/interleukin-1 receptor domain-containing protein, with protein sequence MRYGESGQGYPRDSEIAAETVWFLIRRSQITTREKLDEVLSNGLMKEKRLNPEPFQDAIEARHTGPDIDYAQVRRGDFLESIREQVRAQLEKELKTQGTRLENERAIEEADRTLEEKMAKIAALPSVIDGKEFQEPVKLPEEIDTEERLEWWEKLHLTANPFKERQGLYGIEPQRFDSVIVKTPLFQKYIRYMDELPQELFKSTVFFGIYGSGKSAILQYLQRAAALRQIDTAFLRLSGYGNFDGFRAAFEEQFAAELRRILGLGESGQELSLKELMRRLGQKPKFNGILVFIDNLNKLDVDAPAALTFLKYLQAPKDEYFDDVSGKLGFYVAGALSWKETISSDSSYSASLVRRETIAPITVDEANEMLNKRLESFYPNPEVKRAIRVDYVEQVYTNLVVHKEELTFRKFMERLEFQFDHDDFTALAFDPVKIPAEILSKIRGVFQRNQTLSNRFRTLLEDRIKGDQRNRSICIRLLTDIFRNERTKRLRDEDIAEARNLPYLRELETQGRLFYLKALESALLISRVDDGDHQHSWAVCQELEDVSKAIAEQYPLSLDDYLFKIYGIPQVIRQQFRMSKEIEQIKAFSEECEADSRDMLAKILALHTEIVEALAYYTERTTNREVLSKCIESLNVLTQFFVTFVERSDESPADHVDLTFWENFWNFPDDVADFQRRIMDEEDCVHPDNFWNTIGSYNRAFKTLFEFVRKEYHALSWVHVSSNGLDNEDAKALVEARDKWIAGKSEECVGELREFIEKKTRIFVNNVMTLVYGDFPNRLKHADAKSREKILASVNANQQRRASWSRETDLLSLSDLVRLMTNGSEDSPGCWQQIFCKIFHPATVQDITRYHDSLLRVEAGLAGGVQTPGREASDLREVISLTADLTRKMNAGYLLLLKSLYIVPEGTGTSLYFNLTGPPNKAELSGIPFQLSVAKTVVDGMPPGKIRVGDAEFIQSYYSRSVSYRDFCFYLAVELDEEKAGQLGLVVSYSLDDVSGSYIHLKRIFKFNKENPPRIALAHSGKDRAFVEKLATDLRGYRVEVWADNFDLKDGNPIRPVNHPQMEEGDSLGVVLSQDSVKSAWVREDLIVELVKELEEKKISVLPIMYKKCEVPDAIIGRFVIDFMGSYKRGVEDLLTRIESGARARPPERALVFIAHSFADESFKNTLRDALLKKNMRVYAAEEELSPGTPIQDKVRVKIQESDYVVAIYTKANPSSGVDQEVGIALGLGKPVIPIMEKGLHIGFTIQPLDRLEFDQADFEAVCGKVATKLAEHNSGIEPARAA encoded by the coding sequence GTGAGGTACGGTGAGTCTGGACAGGGATACCCACGCGACAGCGAGATAGCGGCAGAGACGGTCTGGTTCCTCATCAGGAGGTCGCAGATAACCACAAGGGAGAAACTAGACGAGGTACTGTCGAACGGATTGATGAAGGAGAAGCGTCTCAATCCAGAGCCATTCCAAGACGCTATCGAGGCCAGGCACACAGGGCCAGATATAGACTACGCCCAGGTGCGGCGGGGCGATTTCTTGGAGTCGATTCGTGAACAGGTCCGTGCCCAGCTCGAGAAGGAGCTGAAAACACAGGGCACGAGGTTAGAAAACGAACGAGCAATCGAGGAGGCCGACCGGACACTCGAGGAGAAGATGGCCAAAATCGCTGCCCTTCCTTCAGTCATCGACGGCAAGGAGTTTCAAGAGCCAGTCAAGCTCCCCGAGGAGATTGACACGGAGGAGAGATTGGAATGGTGGGAAAAGCTACACCTGACCGCGAACCCGTTCAAGGAGAGGCAGGGGCTCTATGGCATCGAGCCTCAGCGCTTTGACTCGGTAATTGTCAAGACACCTTTGTTCCAGAAATACATTCGATACATGGACGAGCTGCCGCAGGAGCTATTCAAGAGTACCGTCTTCTTCGGGATATACGGTTCAGGCAAATCGGCCATCCTGCAGTATTTACAGCGCGCGGCGGCCCTACGTCAGATAGACACCGCGTTCCTTAGGCTGAGCGGCTACGGGAACTTCGACGGCTTCAGGGCCGCCTTCGAAGAACAGTTTGCGGCCGAACTGAGGAGAATTCTGGGGCTGGGGGAAAGCGGTCAAGAACTATCCCTGAAGGAGCTCATGAGAAGGTTGGGCCAGAAGCCGAAGTTCAACGGGATTTTGGTGTTCATTGACAATCTGAACAAGTTGGACGTTGATGCTCCTGCAGCGCTCACGTTTCTGAAGTACCTCCAGGCCCCGAAGGACGAGTACTTCGACGATGTATCTGGGAAATTGGGCTTCTACGTCGCAGGAGCTCTGTCCTGGAAGGAAACCATCTCCTCAGACTCGAGCTACTCCGCATCTCTGGTCCGCAGAGAGACAATAGCGCCGATCACCGTAGATGAGGCCAACGAGATGCTCAACAAAAGGCTGGAGTCGTTCTATCCCAACCCAGAAGTAAAGCGGGCGATAAGGGTGGACTATGTGGAGCAGGTCTACACCAACCTGGTGGTGCACAAAGAGGAGCTCACGTTTCGCAAGTTCATGGAAAGGCTCGAGTTCCAATTCGATCACGACGACTTCACCGCGCTCGCCTTCGACCCCGTGAAGATACCCGCGGAGATACTCTCGAAGATTAGAGGAGTGTTCCAACGCAACCAGACTCTCAGCAATCGGTTCAGGACGCTGCTGGAGGATAGAATAAAGGGCGACCAACGGAACAGGAGCATCTGTATCAGGCTTCTGACAGACATTTTCAGGAACGAGAGAACAAAGAGGCTAAGAGACGAAGACATCGCAGAGGCAAGGAACCTTCCCTATCTCAGGGAACTCGAAACGCAGGGGCGCCTGTTCTACCTCAAGGCGCTTGAAAGCGCCCTCTTGATTTCGAGAGTTGACGACGGCGACCACCAGCACTCGTGGGCTGTTTGCCAGGAGCTCGAAGACGTGAGCAAGGCGATTGCTGAGCAGTATCCACTTTCTCTGGACGACTACCTTTTCAAAATCTACGGCATCCCGCAGGTAATCAGGCAACAGTTCAGGATGAGCAAGGAGATTGAACAAATCAAGGCCTTCTCCGAAGAATGCGAGGCCGACTCCCGAGACATGTTGGCCAAGATACTGGCCCTACACACGGAGATTGTGGAAGCTCTGGCATATTACACGGAACGTACTACCAACCGAGAGGTATTGAGCAAATGCATCGAGTCACTGAACGTTCTGACTCAGTTTTTTGTCACCTTCGTAGAGCGGTCTGACGAATCTCCTGCCGACCATGTTGACCTCACTTTCTGGGAGAATTTCTGGAACTTCCCCGACGACGTCGCGGACTTTCAGAGGAGAATCATGGACGAAGAAGACTGTGTGCACCCGGACAACTTCTGGAATACCATCGGGAGCTATAACCGGGCGTTCAAGACCCTCTTTGAGTTCGTAAGAAAGGAATACCACGCCCTGAGCTGGGTCCACGTTAGCTCAAATGGGCTCGACAACGAAGACGCGAAAGCCCTGGTTGAGGCAAGAGACAAATGGATTGCGGGGAAGAGCGAGGAATGCGTCGGCGAACTCCGCGAATTCATCGAGAAGAAGACTCGAATCTTCGTGAACAACGTCATGACCTTGGTCTACGGGGACTTCCCCAACCGCCTCAAGCACGCAGACGCCAAGTCCCGTGAGAAAATCCTGGCGTCCGTCAACGCGAACCAACAGAGGAGAGCAAGCTGGTCTCGCGAGACTGACCTGCTCTCTCTCTCGGACCTAGTGAGGCTGATGACGAATGGTTCTGAAGACTCCCCGGGTTGCTGGCAACAAATCTTCTGCAAAATCTTCCATCCGGCGACGGTCCAAGACATCACAAGGTACCATGACAGCCTTCTGCGAGTAGAGGCTGGTCTTGCGGGAGGAGTCCAGACCCCCGGCAGGGAGGCATCGGATTTGAGAGAAGTAATCTCTCTTACCGCCGATTTGACCAGAAAGATGAATGCGGGCTACCTCCTCCTGCTGAAATCTCTGTATATCGTACCCGAAGGAACGGGCACGAGTCTCTACTTCAATCTGACGGGGCCGCCCAACAAGGCAGAACTCTCTGGAATTCCCTTCCAACTTAGCGTCGCCAAGACGGTGGTCGACGGGATGCCGCCGGGCAAGATTAGAGTAGGAGACGCAGAATTCATCCAAAGCTACTACTCGAGATCCGTTTCCTACAGAGATTTCTGTTTTTACTTAGCCGTTGAGCTGGACGAGGAGAAGGCAGGACAGTTAGGCCTAGTCGTGTCCTACTCGCTAGACGATGTGAGCGGAAGCTACATACACCTCAAGAGAATATTCAAGTTCAACAAAGAGAACCCGCCGCGCATCGCTTTAGCCCACTCCGGCAAAGACAGAGCGTTCGTCGAGAAGCTGGCGACGGACCTCCGGGGCTACAGGGTCGAGGTCTGGGCTGACAACTTCGACCTCAAAGATGGGAATCCAATCCGCCCTGTCAATCATCCGCAGATGGAGGAAGGCGACAGCCTAGGAGTCGTGCTGAGCCAAGACTCCGTAAAGTCGGCTTGGGTCCGGGAAGATCTCATCGTAGAACTAGTCAAAGAGCTAGAAGAGAAGAAGATATCGGTCCTCCCGATAATGTACAAGAAGTGCGAAGTTCCCGATGCAATCATCGGCAGATTCGTGATAGACTTCATGGGGAGCTACAAGAGAGGAGTCGAGGACCTCTTAACTCGGATAGAATCGGGCGCGAGGGCGAGGCCGCCGGAGAGAGCCCTTGTCTTCATAGCTCACTCTTTTGCCGACGAGTCATTCAAGAATACCCTGAGAGACGCGCTCCTGAAGAAGAACATGAGGGTGTATGCGGCAGAGGAGGAGTTGAGTCCAGGCACGCCGATTCAGGACAAGGTCAGGGTGAAGATCCAAGAGTCCGACTACGTCGTTGCAATTTACACGAAGGCAAATCCCTCAAGCGGCGTAGATCAAGAAGTCGGGATTGCTCTGGGTCTGGGAAAACCCGTAATCCCCATTATGGAGAAGGGGCTTCACATTGGCTTTACGATACAGCCGCTCGACAGGCTTGAGTTTGACCAAGCCGACTTCGAGGCAGTCTGCGGGAAGGTTGCGACGAAGTTGGCCGAACACAACTCTGGCATTGAACCTGCTCGTGCAGCCTGA
- a CDS encoding DUF262 domain-containing protein yields the protein MHNGTLRIPDFQRAFIWGEEQIMEFLKSISLGYPIGSILVWATTERLKELNPARLALQDLKDGIEARYLLDGQQRLVTLLTILKNNLQIGGRKHNQYRAFYNLATREFKLINKNDLVGNTDATNDKTMLPVDEAIKIDWPSKSSSMNMGVLKKLESTIAHDDNIQSYIQLYERFTQLALPTVIVRQDLGTAATIFERTNNTGTVLTVVDLMVAKTYTEKFNLRNRINDLTGFLDARGFSISDRTILQCFSACLKGGISREHILGSGERLEAEWNIMEKSLKIAIDRARDTLGVPTSKFLPYDVMLAPLTAFFYNRPATSVDPTTARKLKRYVLHVGLSERYVQGQNPKAEADITEMNALKSDNSHDPFTEIQVLDAKKVRESEFSAQSAVSRTILWILGSKEPLNLVNNTRINLGTSFAEVNNRSLHHIFPKDFLQTKYGGDKDFEKEVKPYINSMANIALVPLGDNIGFSNRPPSEYITELQKKNSHLSEALSSHLIGDLKEFGILDDDFESFLHRRSSLIADTAKALVSELMS from the coding sequence ATGCATAATGGGACTCTGCGCATTCCAGACTTCCAGAGAGCATTCATTTGGGGTGAAGAGCAAATCATGGAGTTTCTCAAGAGTATCAGTCTTGGGTACCCGATTGGATCTATTCTAGTTTGGGCTACTACCGAAAGGCTGAAAGAACTGAACCCCGCGAGGCTGGCATTACAAGATCTGAAAGACGGCATTGAGGCTCGGTACTTACTTGATGGACAGCAGCGACTTGTTACGCTTCTAACCATTCTCAAGAACAACCTGCAGATAGGTGGCCGCAAGCACAACCAATACAGGGCGTTCTACAACCTTGCAACGAGGGAATTCAAACTAATCAACAAGAATGACTTGGTAGGCAACACGGACGCAACGAACGACAAGACGATGTTGCCAGTGGACGAAGCAATCAAAATCGACTGGCCTTCAAAGAGTTCCTCCATGAACATGGGCGTTCTGAAGAAACTCGAATCCACCATCGCTCACGATGACAATATCCAATCGTACATCCAACTGTATGAACGGTTCACCCAATTGGCATTGCCTACGGTTATCGTCAGGCAGGATCTGGGAACTGCCGCAACAATCTTTGAGAGGACGAATAACACCGGAACGGTACTAACAGTAGTAGACCTCATGGTAGCGAAAACATACACAGAGAAATTCAATCTGAGAAATAGGATTAATGATCTCACAGGCTTCCTTGACGCCCGCGGGTTCTCCATTAGCGATAGGACGATTCTACAGTGTTTCTCAGCATGCCTCAAAGGCGGAATCTCTCGAGAGCACATTCTGGGTTCGGGAGAAAGGCTCGAGGCGGAGTGGAACATCATGGAGAAGTCACTGAAGATTGCGATAGACCGAGCCAGAGACACCCTTGGTGTTCCTACATCGAAGTTCCTTCCCTATGACGTGATGCTGGCTCCTTTGACAGCCTTCTTCTACAACAGACCCGCTACGAGTGTTGACCCGACAACGGCACGAAAGCTAAAGCGCTATGTCCTCCACGTTGGATTGTCTGAGAGATACGTTCAAGGACAGAATCCCAAAGCTGAGGCTGACATCACTGAGATGAATGCGCTGAAGTCTGACAACTCACACGACCCCTTCACCGAGATTCAAGTGCTAGACGCCAAGAAAGTAAGGGAGTCCGAGTTCAGTGCGCAGTCTGCAGTGAGTCGAACGATCCTTTGGATTCTAGGGAGCAAAGAACCATTGAACTTGGTCAACAACACAAGAATCAACTTAGGGACAAGTTTCGCGGAGGTGAACAACAGGAGCCTCCATCACATCTTTCCAAAGGACTTTCTACAAACAAAGTACGGTGGTGACAAGGATTTCGAGAAAGAGGTCAAACCATACATCAACAGCATGGCTAATATTGCTCTTGTGCCTTTGGGAGATAACATCGGATTCTCGAACCGACCACCCAGCGAGTACATCACTGAGCTGCAAAAGAAGAACAGCCACCTCTCGGAAGCACTATCAAGTCACCTCATAGGCGACCTCAAGGAGTTTGGAATTCTAGATGATGACTTCGAATCCTTCTTGCACAGGCGATCGTCTTTGATTGCCGATACAGCGAAGGCCCTAGTGTCAGAGCTCATGAGCTGA
- a CDS encoding BtpA/SgcQ family protein, producing the protein MKFKQLFRGKPIIGMIHMPPLPGAPDNTMSMNELTKFALSEADKLERAGLDACIVENVGDTPLLKGDLPPYTIAAMANVTKEVVKHTKMKVGVNMLRNACEEALSVAHVAGAQFIRCNVLIGAYATDQGIIEGCAARVARLKKELSSEVLVFGDVHVKHAYPIFNVEIEYAAQDLAERGGADAVIVSGPRSPVPPSYERVRKVKGAITKPVLIGSGIGLSNVRRFYDIADGVIIGEPDFKVGGVWGGPSDEKAYAKAVRLCWR; encoded by the coding sequence GTGAAGTTCAAGCAACTCTTCCGAGGGAAACCCATCATCGGCATGATCCACATGCCCCCGCTCCCGGGCGCCCCGGATAACACGATGTCCATGAATGAGCTGACCAAGTTCGCACTCTCCGAGGCTGACAAGCTCGAGCGGGCCGGCCTCGACGCATGCATAGTGGAGAACGTGGGCGACACGCCGCTGCTCAAAGGTGACCTTCCTCCCTACACCATCGCGGCCATGGCCAACGTCACGAAAGAGGTCGTCAAGCACACGAAGATGAAGGTCGGAGTCAACATGCTCCGCAACGCGTGCGAGGAAGCGCTCTCCGTGGCCCACGTGGCCGGCGCACAGTTCATCCGCTGCAACGTCCTCATCGGCGCGTACGCGACCGACCAGGGCATCATCGAGGGCTGCGCAGCGCGAGTCGCCCGCCTGAAGAAGGAGCTCTCCTCCGAGGTCCTCGTCTTCGGGGACGTCCACGTCAAGCACGCCTACCCGATCTTCAACGTCGAGATAGAGTACGCCGCCCAGGATTTAGCGGAGAGGGGAGGCGCTGACGCCGTCATTGTCTCCGGCCCACGCAGCCCAGTCCCACCGTCTTACGAACGCGTCAGGAAAGTGAAAGGCGCCATCACCAAGCCCGTCCTCATCGGGAGCGGCATCGGCCTCTCCAACGTCAGGAGGTTCTACGACATCGCGGACGGCGTCATCATCGGCGAGCCCGACTTCAAGGTCGGGGGCGTGTGGGGCGGCCCGAGCGACGAGAAGGCCTACGCCAAGGCAGTCAGGCTCTGCTGGAGGTAG
- the yjjX gene encoding inosine/xanthosine triphosphatase: protein MIIAVGTKNPAKLEGIRRAFTQYYDDVKLRPVDSSSVARPQPVGLVQMVEGAIARARFAISNTGDDFGVGVEAGIFMIGDGYFDHQQAAVVDSKGRVSLGHSAGYPLPRGAMESMVKDGKELEQFAEALSGVGQIGDKGGLVHYLTKGKMTRADLTQQCVTTALVPWLHPDVYWP from the coding sequence TTGATCATAGCAGTCGGCACCAAGAATCCGGCCAAGTTGGAAGGCATCAGGCGCGCGTTTACGCAGTATTACGACGACGTCAAACTGCGCCCGGTTGACTCCTCTTCGGTGGCCAGACCGCAGCCCGTCGGCCTCGTGCAGATGGTCGAGGGAGCAATCGCGAGGGCCAGGTTCGCAATATCAAACACGGGCGACGATTTCGGCGTCGGAGTGGAGGCTGGTATCTTCATGATAGGCGACGGTTACTTCGACCACCAGCAGGCGGCGGTGGTCGACTCGAAGGGCAGGGTCTCCCTCGGCCACTCTGCCGGCTACCCACTTCCGCGCGGAGCCATGGAAAGCATGGTCAAGGATGGCAAGGAGCTCGAGCAGTTCGCAGAAGCGCTCAGCGGCGTCGGACAGATAGGCGACAAGGGCGGGTTGGTCCATTACCTGACGAAGGGGAAGATGACGAGGGCAGACCTCACGCAGCAGTGCGTCACGACTGCGCTCGTGCCGTGGCTCCACCCCGACGTCTACTGGCCCTGA
- a CDS encoding thiamine pyrophosphate-dependent enzyme — protein MALKLSDLKTTAHNDWCPGCGDFGILNAVQMALAEMNVDPTQAVVVSGIGCSGKVPHFVKTYGVHTLHGRSLPFATGIKLANPDLEVICEGGDGDGMGIGAGHFVNSGRRNVDMVYIIHDNEVYGLTKGQAAPTMKLGMKTKSLPLPNINQGVNPLMLAIASGYTFVARGYSYDVRHLKDLIIKAVRHKGFAFLDVLQPCPTYNDVQTKEYWAGEGRLDANGRMQPRTYKLEETGYDGVVHTSDEAEMEKKVGQAVLKTFEFGDRTPIGVFYQNEFVPTYEERLTGRMPSYRTNPPAKQEIARPDGTPLASIRKMLDELRVA, from the coding sequence GTGGCGCTTAAGCTCTCAGACCTGAAGACGACGGCGCACAACGACTGGTGCCCCGGCTGCGGAGACTTCGGCATCCTCAACGCCGTCCAGATGGCGCTGGCCGAGATGAACGTCGACCCCACTCAAGCGGTCGTAGTCTCCGGCATCGGCTGCTCCGGCAAGGTCCCCCACTTCGTGAAGACCTACGGCGTCCACACTCTCCACGGCAGGTCGCTACCGTTCGCCACTGGCATCAAGCTCGCCAACCCCGACCTCGAGGTCATCTGCGAGGGGGGAGACGGTGACGGCATGGGAATAGGCGCAGGGCACTTCGTGAACTCCGGGAGGAGGAACGTGGACATGGTATACATCATCCACGACAACGAGGTTTACGGTCTCACAAAGGGTCAGGCGGCGCCGACGATGAAGCTCGGCATGAAGACGAAGTCGCTCCCCCTGCCGAACATCAACCAGGGCGTCAACCCGCTGATGCTCGCCATAGCCTCGGGGTACACGTTCGTCGCGCGCGGCTACTCGTACGACGTCAGGCACCTGAAGGACCTGATAATCAAGGCGGTCAGGCACAAGGGCTTCGCCTTCCTCGACGTCCTCCAGCCGTGCCCAACCTACAACGACGTCCAGACAAAGGAGTACTGGGCCGGCGAGGGGCGCCTCGACGCGAACGGCCGCATGCAGCCGAGGACGTACAAGCTCGAGGAGACGGGCTACGACGGCGTCGTCCACACCAGCGACGAGGCGGAGATGGAGAAGAAGGTCGGCCAGGCTGTGCTCAAGACGTTCGAGTTCGGAGACCGTACGCCAATCGGCGTCTTCTACCAGAACGAATTCGTCCCCACATACGAAGAGAGACTGACCGGCAGGATGCCCTCCTACAGGACCAATCCACCAGCGAAGCAGGAGATAGCGAGGCCAGACGGCACGCCTTTAGCTAGCATCAGGAAGATGCTCGACGAACTCCGTGTGGCGTAG
- a CDS encoding 2-oxoacid:acceptor oxidoreductase subunit alpha — MKRNDFSWMIGGVQGSGVDTSANIFSRAAAAGGLYVFGKREYYSNIKGEHSYFQVRLSKTLIRSHVDTVDMLATFEEETIFRHALEVRKEGAIIYDPDQGMKRLADIPTIEHNVTESLAKKLSGSDLSADVNGILELARRGGVHVYSIPYTDLLKKVGEKWGETSLSSLQRMLNVLAVAASFALLSYDEGLVKEAIRKQFKSKPKVGDMNASAVTFTYEYVKEKYNGGFGYKLQPSKPSETRLYVRGNSTVAMAKELAGCRLQTYYPITPASDESEYLEAHEIIDLDGSAGHENPQVGEVQTMQNKGSIAVVQTEDEIAAITMAIGGGLAGVRSATSTSGPGFSLMAEGLGWAGMNEVPVVVTLYSRGGPSTGLPTRHEQGDLRFALHAGHGEFPRMILASGDLEESFYDTVRAFNYAEKYQTPVIHMVDKALANSDSTMEMFDVNKVKIDRGLLLRGSAPGAENGEFKRFQLTPNGISPRPALGTKGGVYWNTGDEHDEHGHISEDPTNRDVMMEKRMGKLVLADKEIPIQERVNFFGPESADVTIVSWGSPKGAILDAMDWLKEDGIKVNFLQIRLVHPFPTEYVTKVLSKAKRIVGVEMNYSGQLIGILRERTCIPVEQLVVKYNGRPMSSEEVYDAIKMIAQGKAPKRIVLNRGA; from the coding sequence TTGAAGAGGAACGATTTCTCTTGGATGATCGGAGGCGTACAGGGCAGCGGGGTCGACACCTCGGCCAACATCTTCTCCAGGGCCGCCGCCGCCGGAGGCCTCTATGTCTTCGGCAAGAGGGAGTACTACTCGAACATCAAGGGTGAGCACAGCTACTTCCAGGTCAGACTCTCCAAGACCCTGATCAGGTCCCACGTGGACACGGTCGACATGCTCGCGACCTTCGAGGAGGAGACGATCTTCAGGCACGCCCTCGAGGTCCGAAAGGAAGGCGCGATAATCTACGACCCGGACCAGGGGATGAAGAGACTTGCAGACATACCGACAATCGAGCACAATGTAACTGAGTCCCTCGCCAAGAAGCTCTCGGGCAGCGACCTCTCGGCCGATGTCAACGGAATCCTGGAGCTAGCGAGGAGGGGTGGCGTGCACGTATACTCCATTCCCTACACAGACCTCCTCAAGAAGGTCGGCGAGAAGTGGGGCGAGACCTCGCTCAGCTCGCTGCAGAGGATGCTCAACGTCCTGGCAGTGGCTGCGTCGTTCGCACTCCTCTCCTACGACGAGGGGCTGGTTAAGGAAGCAATCAGGAAGCAGTTCAAGTCCAAGCCCAAGGTGGGGGACATGAACGCAAGCGCCGTCACTTTCACGTACGAATACGTCAAAGAGAAGTACAACGGCGGGTTCGGCTACAAACTCCAACCATCGAAGCCAAGCGAGACGCGCCTCTACGTCAGGGGAAACTCCACCGTGGCGATGGCCAAGGAGCTCGCAGGCTGCAGGCTCCAGACGTACTATCCCATCACTCCCGCCAGCGACGAGAGCGAGTACCTCGAGGCTCACGAGATAATCGACCTTGACGGCTCCGCTGGTCACGAGAACCCGCAGGTCGGAGAGGTCCAGACGATGCAGAACAAGGGCTCGATAGCAGTCGTCCAGACCGAGGACGAGATTGCGGCCATAACGATGGCCATCGGCGGCGGCCTTGCAGGCGTGAGGTCTGCGACCTCCACGTCAGGTCCCGGTTTCTCTCTGATGGCGGAGGGGCTCGGCTGGGCGGGGATGAATGAGGTCCCGGTCGTGGTCACGTTGTATTCAAGGGGCGGTCCGAGCACCGGCCTCCCGACCAGGCACGAGCAGGGCGACCTCAGGTTCGCTCTCCACGCCGGCCATGGCGAGTTCCCCAGGATGATACTCGCCAGCGGCGACCTTGAGGAGTCCTTCTACGACACCGTGAGGGCGTTCAACTACGCGGAGAAGTACCAGACTCCAGTCATCCACATGGTCGACAAGGCTCTCGCCAACTCCGACTCGACCATGGAGATGTTCGACGTCAACAAGGTAAAAATCGACAGGGGGCTGCTCCTCAGGGGCAGCGCGCCGGGCGCTGAGAACGGCGAGTTCAAGCGCTTCCAGCTCACGCCAAACGGCATCTCGCCCAGGCCGGCCTTGGGCACAAAGGGCGGCGTCTACTGGAACACTGGCGACGAGCACGACGAGCACGGCCACATCAGCGAGGACCCGACCAACCGCGATGTGATGATGGAGAAGAGGATGGGCAAGTTGGTCCTAGCAGACAAGGAGATACCGATTCAGGAGAGGGTGAACTTCTTCGGCCCGGAGAGCGCAGACGTGACGATCGTCAGCTGGGGGTCCCCAAAGGGAGCGATTCTAGACGCGATGGATTGGCTCAAGGAGGACGGAATCAAGGTGAACTTCCTCCAGATCAGATTGGTCCACCCATTCCCCACCGAATACGTCACCAAGGTGCTCTCGAAGGCGAAGAGGATAGTGGGAGTGGAGATGAACTACTCAGGGCAGCTGATAGGGATACTCAGGGAGAGGACATGCATCCCGGTCGAGCAGCTCGTCGTCAAGTACAACGGCAGGCCGATGTCGTCGGAAGAGGTCTACGACGCGATCAAGATGATAGCACAAGGAAAGGCTCCGAAGAGGATAGTGTTGAACCGTGGCGCTTAA